From a region of the Alnus glutinosa chromosome 1, dhAlnGlut1.1, whole genome shotgun sequence genome:
- the LOC133853941 gene encoding alanine--tRNA ligase yields the protein MTWGFFVNARILCNPIPLLTSPPFHFHSSKRCLLSRLRVLSVGSFASFSSLATTSVSPNMPGVESEVVEWPANRVRETFIKFFEEKNHVDWRSSPVVPVNDPTLLFANAGMNQFKPIFLGTADPNTSLSKLTRACNTQKCIRAGGKHNDLDDVGKDTYHHTFFEMLGNWSFGDYFKKEAIEWGWELLTEVYKLPKDRFYATYFGGDEKLGLAPDAEARDLWLKFLPPGRVLPFGCKDNFWEMGDTGPCGPCTEIHYDRIGNRDAASLVNNDDPTCIEIWNLVFIQFNRESDGSLKPLPSKHVDTGMGFERLTSVLQNKMSNYDTDVFMPIFDAIQQATGARSYSGKVGPDDLDRVDMAYRVVADHIRTLSFAIADGSCPGNEGREYVLRRILRRAVRYGSEVLKAQEGFFNGLVDIVVKVMGDVFPELKQNEVRIRGIIAEEEASFGKTLLKGIEKFKKAAQDVQGKILSGQDAFVLWDTYGFPLDLTQLMAEERGLLVDVEGFNNAMDEARERSRNAQNKQAGGAIVMDADATAALHKIGVAATDDSFKFIWLKDHESVIRAIYTGSQFLESVGHGSEVGIVLESTSFYAEQGGQIFDTGSLDGPFGSFQVSNVQIYGGFVLHIGSFSGETGKFLVGDKVICKVDYDRRRLVAPNHTCTHMLNFALREVLGNHVDQKGSIVLPEKLRYDFSHGKPVDPGHLRRIESIVNEQIKAELDVFAKEASLAEAKRINGLRAVFGEVYPDPVRVVAIGRKVEDLLADPENYEWSSISAELCGGTHISNTREAKAFALLSEEGIAKGIRRITAVTTDCAFKAMELAYSLEQEVNDASKIEASLLEKIVASLKSRVDSAPIPAAKKADIRAKIAILQNQVRKVQKKIAEENIQKAVKVATETAEVAASDGKVFCVSRVDVGLDAAAVREAVLKVLEQKGISAMVFSTDETTNKAVVCAGVPEMGDKGKHLEVSEWLTAALEPLKGRCGKGKGGLASGQGTDASHIDEAINLATTFAAMKLR from the exons ATGACTTGGGGATTCTTTGTCAACGCAAGGATTCTCTGTAACCCTATACCTCTTCTTACCTCGCCGCCATTCCATTTTCACTCTTCCAAACGCTGTCTTCTCAGCAGGCTCCGTGTATTATCTGTTGGCTCTTTCGCTTCGTTCTCTTCCCTCGCTACGACGTCGGTTTCTCCCAACATGCCGGGTGTCGAATCCGAAGTTGTGGAGTGGCCGGCGAACCGCGTGCGGGAAACGTTCATCAAGTTCTTCGAGGAGAAAAACCATGTCGACTGGAGGTCAAGCCCGGTTGTGCCGGTCAATGATCCGACTCTACTCTTCGCTAATGCTG GTATGAATCAGTTCAAGCCCATCTTCTTGGGGACAGCTGACCCTAACACTTCCTTAAGCAAACTGACTCGTGCATGCAACACCCAAAAATGCATTCGAGCTGGTGGAAAGCACAATGATCTTGATGATGTAGGGAAAGACACATACCACCACACCTTCTTTGAGATGCTTGGCAATTGGTCATTTGGAgattactttaaaaaagaagCCATTGAATGGGGTTGGGAACTTCTTACAGAG GTTTATAAACTACCTAAAGATCGGTTCTATGCCACGTATTTTGGCGGTGATGAGAAATTGGGCCTTGCTCCTGATGCTGAAGCTAGAGATCTATGGCTTAAATTTTTACCACCAGGACGTGTGCTGCCTTTTGGGTGTAAA GACAATTTCTGGGAGATGGGTGATACTGGTCCTTGTGGACCTTGCACAGAAATTCATTATGATAGAATTGGCAACAGAGATGCTGCATCATTAGTTAACAATGATGATCCTACGTGCATTGAGATTTGGAACCTTGTCTTTATTCAG TTCAATAGGGAAAGTGATGGTTCCTTAAAACCTCTGCCTTCTAAGCATGTTGATACTGGCATGGGCTTTGAAAGATTGACTTCGGTACTTCAGAACAAGATGAGCAATTATGATACTGATGTGTTCATGCCCATCTTTGATGCAATCCAACAG GCAACTGGGGCTCGATCATATTCTGGGAAAGTTGGACCAGATGATCTAGATAGAGTTGACATGGCCTACAGGGTTGTTGCAGATCACATTAGAACTCTTTCATTTGCCATTGCTGATGGGTCTTGTCCAG GCAATGAGGGCCGTGAATATGTTTTGAGGCGTATTCTTCGTAGGGCTGTTCGTTATGGAAGTGAGGTCTTAAAAGCTCAAGAAGGATTTTTCAATGG GCTTGTAGACATTGTGGTGAAAGTGATGGGTGATGTTTTTCCGGAGCTAAAACAAAATGAAGTGCGCATTAGAGGCATAATTGCAGAAGAGGAGGCAAGTTTCGGCAAAACTTTGCTCAAG GGAATTGAGAAATTTAAGAAGGCTGCTCAGGATGTTCAAGGGAAGATATTAAGTGGGCAG GATGCATTTGTTTTGTGGGACACATATGGGTTCCCATTAGATTTGACCCAG TTGATGGCTGAAGAAAGGGGCCTACTGGTTGATGTTGAGGGTTTTAATAATGCCATGGATGAGGCAAGAGAAAGATCAAGGAATGCTCAAAATAAG CAAGCTGGTGGTGCTATTGTTATGGATGCTGATGCTACCGCTGCATTGCACAAAATAGGGGTTGCTGCTACAGATGATTCCTTCAAATTTATTTGGTTAAAG GACCATGAAAGTGTTATAAGAGCAATTTACACTGGTTCCCAGTTCTTGGAAAGTGTTGGTCATGGCAGTGAAGTTGGTATAGTTCTGGAATCTACAAGTTTCTATGCTGAGCAAGGTGGTCAG ATTTTTGATACTGGATCACTTGACGGCCCCTTCGGCTCATTTCAAGTTTCTAATGTTCAAATTTATGGAGGTTTCGTTCTTCATATTGGTTCTTTTTCTGGAGAGACTGGCAAATTCCTCGTGGGTGACAAAGTAATTTGTAAG GTCGACTACGACAGGCGTAGGCTTGTTGCCCCTAATCATACGTGCACTCATATGTTGAACTTTGCTCTCCGG GAAGTACTTGGAAATCATGTGGACCAGAAGGGTTCTATTGTTCTTCCTGAAAAATTAAGATATGATTTTTCGCATG GCAAGCCGGTAGATCCTGGTCATTTGAGAAGGATTGAGTCAATTGTGAATGAGCAAATAAAAGCTGAACTAGATGTATTTGCTAAGGAGGCAAGCCTTGCTGAAGCCAAGCGTATCAATGGTTTACGAGCTGTTTTTGGTGAA GTGTATCCGGATCCAGTTAGAGTTGTGGCAATCGGACGTAAAGTTGAGGACCTTCTGGCTGATCCAGAGAACTACGAGTGGTCATCCATTTCTGCAGAACTCTGTGGAG GGACGCATATATCAAATACACGGGAAGCTAAGGCATTTGCCCTATTATCTGAGGAGGGAATTGCCAAGGGAATTCGAAGGATAACTGCTGTCACAACTGACTGTGCTTTTAAGGCAATGGAATTAGCATACTCGCTTGAGCAGGAAGTAAATGATGCATCAAAGATAGAAGCAAGCCTGCtggaaaag ATAGTAGCTTCTTTGAAAAGTCGTGTGGACTCGGCACCTATTCCAGCAGCCAAGAAAGCAGATATCAGGGCTAAGATTGCCATACTTCAG AATCAAGTGAGAAAGGTACAAAAAAAGATTGCCGAAGAAAATATACAGAAAGCAGTCAAGGTCGCAACTGAGACGGCTGAAGTTGCTGCTTCAGATGGGAAGGTCTTCTGTGTATCCCGTGTTGACGTTGGTTTGGATGCAGCTGCAGTTCGTGAAGCAGTTCTAAAAGTCTTAGAACAGAAG GGAATATCTGCTATGGTTTTCAGTACAGATGAAACCACTAACAAGGCTGTGGTGTGTGCTGGGGTGCCGGAGATGGGAGATAAGGGGAAGCATTTGGAGGTGTCAGAGTGGTTGACAGCTGCTTTGGAGCCTCTCAAAGGACGATGTGGTAAAGGAAAAGGTGGTCTTGCATCAGGACAG GGGACAGATGCATCACATATAGATGAGGCAATCAATTTGGCAACAACATTTGCAGCGATGAAGTTGAGATGA